TGTCCCATCTGTGGCTTTGTGGCCAAAACTCCAACTGCCTTGAAGATTCACTCCAAGAGGAAGCACACCGGTAGAGGAAAGACCCGGGGTGTGAGCTCAGCTGAGGTACTTGTTGAAATAGATGGCTCCACAACCGGAGCAACAGCACAGACTTCAAATTACAAGACAGGTGGAGACACTGAGGAGAAAGTGAGCAGCAGTGAGAGACAGCAGGATGCCACAGAGAGTCAGAGTCAGGGCACAGAGGCAGGGGGTTCTGAGGGGGAGGTGACTACAATAATAGCCAAAGAGGAAATTGCTGAGAAACaagggacagggagagatacTTTTGATATGAAGGTGACTACAATAGCTACAGAGGAGATTGCAGAGGAGGAGCAAGAAAAGACCCCCGGTAAGAAGATAGTAGGTAAACGGGGCCCCAAGCCCAAGACCATACATGCTTGTAGCTACTGTGGTCACGAGTTTAGGGACAAGCCAAGCCTAGATACACACATCAAGAGACGCCACACCAAAGAGATGAATTACTTCTGTGAATTCTGCTTGTACGCCTGTGTGGCAAAGTGCGACTACGAAAAGCACTGTCTTAGTAACAAGCACAACAAACGAGTCGCGGAAAGCAGGGAATCCTCTGGCCTCTCGTCACCCATGGACAAGAAGACAGCCGAGCAGGCTCAAATCTTTGCCTCCACGACGACTCAGACCCGGGCGTCCAGGCGTGCGCTCGGTGCCAGGTTCCAGCTGCAGTGCGGGAGTTGCGAATTCAGGGTCAGCAACTCTGCTTTGCTGGAGAGCCACGCTCGGCTAAAGCGCCATGGCGAGCATCGCTTCCTCTGTAACGTCTGCCGCTACTACACCGCTACATCCGAGTGGATGGACACACATGTGTCCTCGGAGAGCCACCGGCGTGTGGCTGAGGAGAAAAACACAGGGTCCTCCTTTGAGGAGTGCGTTGAGAAGGTGAGCAAAGATTCGATCGGTGACGACATGCTGACAGATGACGTGGCAGTAGGGGTCATCGGACATGRTGGAGAGCTGCAACCTGATGTTAATGAGGAAGCTATTGAGGCTGCGAAAGTCGTGTTGGAGAACATGGAAGAGCACACGGACGAGAAAAGCCCCctcaagaggaggagaggcaggccAAAGGGGCCTGCTGCAACTACATGTGAATACTGTGGCCTTCTCGCCTCCAATAGTACCAATCTAAATGTGCATATTCGTCGTAAGCACAGCCGGCAGTACAGCTTCACCTGCAGGCTTTGTTCTTACAACTGTGTGACGAAAGGCGACATGGACCGACACTGTGTCACAAAGAAGCACCTTAAACGCGTGGAGGATGCTAGCAGGGATGGCCAAGTGGACCTGGATACATCAGTGCAGGTCGTGAGTAAAGAGTCAGGCTCTCAGGCCAGCGAGGGTGAGGCTATACATCGGAATAGTCCAGTCAGAGCAGGGTccaaaggagaggagggggccaCGGACAAAACAGGGGAGCTGTCACAAGACGACGTCAAAGCACAAGTGAGCAGCCCGAAAAAGAGCAAGTACGACTTGGTCAACTCCTGCAGCCATTGCAGCTTCGTAGCTCATTCGATTCCCTCCCTCGACCTCCACGTGAAGAGGAGACACACCCGGGACTTTGAGTTTGTGTGCCTGGCGTGCAGCTACTACGCGGTCACGCGTCGAGAGATGTCTCGCCACGCCTCCACGGACAAGCATAAGCAGAAGAGTGAGGTCTACCTAGAGAACCTGGAGAGCTTTGTGGCGGAAgacctggcacagccagaggaGGAGGCCATGGAGCTGGGGAACAGAGCTGACCCTGATGCTGACAACATTGCTCACACTGAGGAGCCCTCCCCCTCAGTGCCCCCTGACACAGACATAGAGCAGCCCACAGGCACAACTACAGACCAGCCTAACAGTATAGACACAGACCCAACCCCACAGACACAATACAGACCAAGCCCACAGAGACAGAGCAAGCCCCAACTACACAGACCCAGACCAGCCCCCTATCATCGATACAGAACAACCCACAGATACAGACCACCCACAGACAAAGGACAGCCCaactacacagacacagaccagcgCCCCTATCATCGATACAGAACAACTCACACTACGACCAACCACAGACAACAGACCAGCCcaatgacacagacacagaccagccCCCTATCATCGATACAAACAacccacagacacagatacaatCAACACAGAGCGACAGAGCAGCCCAAACTACACAGACAAGACCAGCCCCCTATCATTCGATACATACCCAACCCACAGGGAACAAGCAAGCtcccaacaacacagacacagaccagccCCCTATCACCGATACAGACCAGCCCACAACACAGAGCATATTACCACTACCCCACACAGACTTCTGACGTTTTGACGCAATGAGCATGGCAGCCCCAATAGTGGAAGTTATTGCACGTTTTGAGGACAACCACAGAGATCCAGGCTGGCTGGTGAGGCGTCCTGTGGTTGGCTCGGAACAAACAGCAACGAAGCTTCCAGGTACGTGTGAGCCTCAGAGCACAGCAGAAATCACCTTACACCGCCCGAGGAGCGCCAGAAGAAGGGGCCGACCCGAGCGGGAACCGAGCATTTCTGTTTCAGACGACGACGTTGAGATGGTCTGATGAAGAAACCTGAATCTCTTCCCAGAGAAACAGCTCACCGGGCGCTGCGTTCGACGTGCATCATACCTCTCAAGTCCTTGACTTGAAGCCGAGCTGGCTTTGGCATGAAGAACGGCATGCTCACTCTGTGAGGGCCACTCTGGCTGGCGCGGGCGGGCAGTTCAGAACCGATCAAAAGAACCAACCTGTCAAGGGCTTCGAGGTCTGTCCAAGGTGGTTAACTCCCAACCCCCGCATCCGCTGGCGAGGACTGCGCTTCGTTGGCGGACGGCATGAGCGCCTCAATGTAGTCAACCATCTCCATGAAGCACCCGTCCAAGGAGAAGCACTTCCATGCATTGCGTGCGGCAAGTCCCTTCTACACGGAGAGCAACCTGCACCAGCACCTGACAAGCGCCGCCCACCTGCGCAACGAGCCAGCCACATCGAGGAGCTTCCGGAGGGCAGGCCCACCTTCAGTGCTGTGAAGTTGCACGGGACCCGTTCGAGACGGAGAGGAAAGCTGTTCGTGACATCAAGGAGAAGCACGAGAGCTGTTTGCGCGGAGGTCAACAAGTTACGTCCTGGAGAACGAGCAGATCAACCGCGAGCGCGAGGAGAACCAGGGCAGCGTGTGCAAGCACTGCGGCAAGGTGTGCAAGAGCAGCAACTCCATGGCCTTCCTGGCGCACATCCGCACACACACGGGTACGTTGTCTTATTTGAAAACCTTCACtgctattgttttttttatgatacatacttttttttaatgagttATTTTAAATGAGTTATTTTAAATGAGTTATTTTAAAGTCATTGATAGCTGCGTCACTAATATTCATAGGTGTTATTATACAGTGTATACACCACTTAGAATTGACCAGCATTGTCAATCATTACATGTGTTGGACATCAGGTTTTGAGATACTGTAGTCTAGCCTATATAGCGGTATCAGGGCCAGGCCAGGTATCAGAGGAGAGGCATGGTTCATGTAGTGATGGGAGCTTAAGCCATGcgttggaggaatggagaaggtaaAGACTGAGCTGCAGGAGATGCTAATGGACCACGGATTGGGATTCCCTGTGCACCGCCTGGTCAAAGACATGTGCGACTCATAATTGATGTGTCCATTACCAAGACTCGGTTGTAATTATAGTCAATAAGtctctgtaaatgtgttaaagCTCTGGCTAAAAGCATTGGCGACCCAAAGAGAGGTGGGCtaataatttaaaataatcaatGCAGGCGTATTCAAAGCTCTTAAtttcccttgtgtgtgtgtgtgtgtgtttgtatgtgtaatttgtgtgtgtgtgtgtgtgtcagcctacATGGTGAGCTGATTATCCTCAATCCATTAAGATTTATCTTGTCATTTATAATGCAAATCAGGGTTCGGCTGGTCAGGTCTATGACTGGGGAATGTCCGGCGGGTTAAGAATAGAGGGCGCTCCATTACTCTTCCCTGACCATGTGTATTAATTGCTTTTAAAATCAGCTTAATGTAGGAATGAGAAGTGAGGGYGCCATCAATAAATGCCCTTCTCTGCTTCCTCCGGTCCGTCCCCCTTTCAGCCCAAACTTTAATGGGACTTTAATTAGAGTACAGGCACAGCTCTATGGTCGTTCTGGGTGTattatgtgtctctctgtgtgtgtgtgtgtgtgtctgaggttgtgtgtgtgtgtgtgtgtgtgtgtgtgtctgtgtctctctctgtgtgtgtggagtgactGACTAATGGCCGAGGAGGGTTAAGATGTGTGGACCGTCTCGGAGAGTTGACGGGGGGGTTGCCATGTGCAGAGTCAATGAGAGTGCTGCCACGAGGCACTATGGTAGTCTGGTCATGTGGGTCAGAATGCTCAGATActcaggctgctgctgctgctgctttctctaagtgtgtgccctcaccCATCACCGAGACGACATGATTAGGCCTACTTCTGTTTGGGATGACCTCTCAACTTCTAATATGGGGGAAGAGTCGCCATGGTCTCACCATTGCAAACTGGTTCAGGTTGGCATGTGGTCTGTTTTGCTGGGGTACGTCCTACGGTTAATTAATTCAGAAAAATAAAAGCATACAAGTAGAGCAACTAACTGTCTTTACTTTGGCATTCCCCTCATGTCTCTGTGGCTCAACAAAACCACACTTTGTGGTTACGTGGCACGGGGAGACTCACACATGCTGTACAGTAAGACTGAATTGAAWTTCTGTTTGTTGTACAGTCGAGTAGTCTGAAAGGACAGACGACATCAACAAGAGAAGGATTATGAGGCCAAATGATCAACATTTAGATTTATCCTTTGTGTGATATTTTGTTGAATTTGTAATATCCGTTTATGAGCCTACTACAGTATTTCATATTGCCGTGTAAACAACGCCGTTACTCCGGTTCCAGCTGAGGGAAAGTGTTACTTAAGCAAATGAAAACAGTGACACTTTAAGAAGATGTGTTTATCAAAGTCAAGGGCACATTTGAAGGTCTCGATGTGAGTATTGYCGTTATTTKTTTAGGTGGCTTTTTCGATTGAATTTATCTCCTTCTTGATGAGTTTGCTCATTTCTGAGTTTGCTCGTTTTCTTTGCCTCTTTGCAGAATGCACCTATTTCTTAGCATTTTGACACCGTATACtagttattattattgctaagtTCCCTCATTACATTGAGTTATTCTCTCTTTGTATGTGGTCATTTACCGTGTACACTTCCTCCATTGCTGTGGAACAGGGGACTGTGGGGTCCGCCAGTGTTTGGACTGGGAGCATGTCCAGATCGTTTTAATTAAACCAAGATTTTTTATTTACTTGATTAATCGGCGAAATCAGGAGATGGTGGGAGGCTGCACGCATATTTGTCAATTTGTCCCCTGGGGAAAAAAAGACTTACATTTTGCCAATGAGGATGCAACTGGATTTGCATTTTGAGCTAAATTGGTCACTTTTTCACTTGAGAGAGCTGTCTGACCTTCTGAGGTCTGGGGTGGGTTGAAGtaatggccacacacacacataatcaccacacacacttgccaaacatgcacacacacactctttctctctaacaaacaaacaaacaaacacacacacacacacacacacacacacacacacacacacacacacacacacacacacacacacacacacacacacacacacacacacacacacacacacacacaatgagtttCTGAAGGTGTAAACAAAACTATTTGATTTGAAAATTCAACACKGGGAAAAAAATCTGtccctttaaaaatgttttaaaacgggATTTGCCGGGATTTTGGCAACGATGCCCTTTTAACTACTTcgccagagtcagatgaactcgtgggtaccatgtttatgtctctgtgtccagtgtgaaggaagttagaggtagtttttgcaagctaatgctaactagcgttaacgCAATGACTGAtcgtctatgggtatctgctagcattgccaaaatcctgaagtatcccttcagggagagagagggagagagagagagagagagcaagcgcaTTGCGGGTCATTACCCATCTCATCTGGAATGTGAGGGAGCCACATTGCCCCTATGTGGTTGGCAATATTAATTTAACATGACACTGCATTGATGGTCAATTTCAGTTTCATGGAGGCTGTTTAAGTGGAGTGGTGGAGTATTAACATGATGAGACGTGAGAAGGGAGGGATgccacatctctctcctcctgccatgTCTCATACTCACTCACACAGCCATCTGGCCAGATCCTCTCCCTCTGCGCCTGTCACTCGCTTCACCTCGgcttgggcgtgtgtgtgtgtttgttttggggaGCGCATCATAGGGGTGTGTATCGATGCTAAATGAAGAGGCCCGATTCACCAGCGCTCATGTGTTAACGCCCCTCCCTCGCCTGTTTGCAGGCCTTGTTAGCACGCGCTTGCCTTTCAATCTTCGTTACCAGCTTAAAATTCAACTTGTCGTACTTCCAGCTCGCGGCAAGTGAACCGTGTATGAACAAATTAGTAATCTACACAAAGTGCTTAATCAAATCAGCGGCTGCCCCTGAAATAAATATTGCAATGAGTCTTGGGATATTCACTGGGAGAGCGGATTGCATAGCGAGTATATTATAGGAGGTTTCCAGTCAGATTAGTGTGTCATACTGGAGAACTGCTGCTTTTGTCTGCATGGGACCTGGCCCCTAGTCTGTCTGCATGGGACCTGGCCCCTAGTCTGTCTGCATGGGACCTGGCCCTAGTCTGTCTGCATGGGACCTGGCCCTAGTCTGTCTGCATGGGACCTGGCCCCTTGTCTGTCTGCATGGGACCTGGCCCCTTGTCTGTCTNNNNNNNNNNNNNNNNNNNNNNNNNTGCATGGGGCTTGGCTTGTTGTGATGGACCTGGTCTTGTCTGTCTGCATGGGACTGGCCTTGTCTTCCTGCATGGGATGGCCTTGTATGCTGCATGGGACCTGGCCTGTTGTCTGCAATGGGGCATGGCCTTGGTCTGTCTGCATGGACCTGGCCCTTGTCTGTCGCATGGACTGGCCTAGTCTGTCTGCATGGAACTGGCCTTGTCTTGCATGGGACTGGCCTTGTTGTTGCAGGGCTGGCTTGTCTGTCTGCATGGACTGGTTCCCTTGTCTGTCTGCTGGGACCTGGCCTTGTCTGTTGCATGGGCTGGCCTTGTCTGTGCATGGATCTGCCCTTGTTGTCTGCATGGGGTGGCCTTGTGTCTGCATGGGAAGTGGCCTTGTTGTCTGCATGTTTGTGGCCTTGTCTGTCTGCATGGGACTGCGCCCTTGTTGTCTGATGGGATGGCCCTTGTTGTCTGCATGGGACTGGCTTGTCTGTCTGCATGGACTGGCCTTGTCTGTTCTGCATGGGACTGGCTAGTTGTTGCATGGGCTGGCCTTGTTGTCTGCATGGGACTGGCCTTGTTGTCTGCATGGGCTGGCCTTGTTGTTGATGGGACTGTCCTTGTTGTCTGCTGGGACTGGTCTTGTCTGTCTGATGGGATGGCCTTGTTGTTCATGGGATGCCCTTGTCTGTCTGCTGGGACCTGGCCTCTTGTCTGCTGCATGGGCTGCTTGTCTGTCTGCATGGGACCTGGGTCCTTGTCTGTCTGCATGGGATCTGCCTTTGTTGTCTGCATGGGACTGGCCTTGTCTGTCTGCTGGGCCTGGCTTTCGGTCGCATGGGACCTGGCCTTGTCTGTCTGCATGGACCGGCCCATTGTCTGTCTGCATGGGAGTGGCTTGTCTGCTGCTGGGCTGGCCTTGTCTTGTTGATGGGACCTGCCTTGTCTGTCTGCATGGGATGGCCCTTGTCTGTGCGGCAATCACATAATGGCTTATTGTAGTTGATACTACACTTTGTTAATTTATCTTAACAAATAATAACGGCTGGGGTTCATTCATTTAGGAAAATGCATGTCAGTTGCATCAGAGTTAATATCTTAAATGTTAAACTAGCTAATGAAACAGATTGGACTATTCTTTTGGGGCTATTTAATGCTACATATATTCGCGGGCTGCTGCAGCGTTTTTTTGATTGATAGGCCAGTCAGTGTTTTATTAGTAGGGGTGGTGTCGTCTAGCATCATGGGCGCTTGAGATCAAGCAAGACCTCTCTCGCTCTGCGCTCTTAATGCAAATGGGGCAAACTGTGGCACTCTCTCAAGCCCATCCACATGAATGGCCCTTACTTGTAGTTGCATACACATCTTGTGTATATTTTATCTACACAAATAAATAACGGCTGGGGTTCAATTCATTTAGGAAAAATAGCACTGTCGTTGCAATCAAGAGTTAACTTATGCTTAAATGTTATAACTAGGCTAACTGAAACAGCATTGGACTATTCTTTTGGGGGCATATTTACAATGCTACAGTACTATTCCGCGGCATGCTGCAGCGCTTTTTTGATTGAATAGGCCTTCCCCAGTCAGTGTGTTCTATTAGCCTAGGGGGTGGTGTCCCGTCTAGCCATCATGGGCGCTGACGATCCATAGCagccccctctctcgctctgctgctcTTAAATGACAAATGGCGRGCAGAGACTGTGCCACTCTCTCAAACGCCACTGCCACCCCACCCTCCCCATTTTATTAATGAGAATAATTAGAAGGATACCTCCCTGCAAAGCCAGGCAGAGTGATTAGCGCTTTTAATGATGGAACGTGGTAGKGAGTGCACACCAAATTGATTTACGTGTTCTGCCTGACCTTTGGTATCCAATTTACGCATCCAGAAGMAAAAGAAGGAAGagtaggtaagagagagagggagagagtgacggggaaagatggagaggtggagattGAAGGAGAGAAAAGCCATGTACTCACTGTTGgagcttgtgttttttttttacagtaccagtcaaaagttcggacacacctactcattcaagggtttttctttattttgactattttctacaatgttgaaaaagagtgaagacatcaaaactatgaaataacacatggaatcatgtagtaacccaaaaatattttagattttacattcttcaaagtagccaccctttgcctccactcttggcattctgtcaactagcttatttcatagttttgatgtatgtCCTGGACTCAGGGTGTCTGGTTGTTTTACAGTCAATCTTGGGCAGTAAAGTAGTACAGTAGCAGTTAAGAATATTCCAAATTTCAACAACCTGACTAACAACACGAATTCACCACGGCATCGTTCAGTGTCACCATCTCTGCAATTGTGCAAAGATCTTTCAGTTTGAATGTTATTAAAGANNNNNNNNNNNNNNNNNNNNNNNNNNNNNNNNNNNNNNNNNNNNNNNNNNNNNNNNNNNNNNNNNNNNNNNNNNNNNNNNNNNNNNNNNNNNNNNNNNNNNNNNNNNNNNNNNNNNNNNNNNNNNNNNNNNNNNNNNNNNNNNNNNNNNNNNNNNNNNNNNNNNNNNNNNNNNNNNNNNNNNNNNNNNNNNNNNNNNNNNNNNNNNNNNNNNNNNNNNNNNNNNNNNNNNNNNNNNNNNNNNNNNNNNNNNNNNNNNNNNNNNNNNNNNNNNNNNNNNNNNNNNNNNNNNNNNNNNNNNNNNNNNNNNNNNNNNNNNNNNNNNNNNNNNNNNNNNNNNNNNNNNNNNNNNNNNNNNNNNNNNNNNNNNNNNNNNNNNNNNNNNNNNNNNNNNNNNNNNNNNNNNNNNNNNNNNNNNNNNNNNNNNNNNNNNNNNNNNNNNNNNNNNNNNNNNNNNNNNNNNNNNNNNNNNNNNNNNNNNNNNNNNNNNNNNNNNNNNNNNNNNNNNNNNNNNNNNNNNNNNNNNNNNNNNNNNNNNNNNNNNNNNNNNNNNNNNNNNNNNNNNNNNNNNNNNNNNNNNNNNNNNNNNNNNNNNNNNNNNNNNNNNNNNNNNNNNNNNNNNNNNNNNNNNNNNNNNNNNNNNNNNNNNNNNNNNNNNNNNNNNNNNNNNNNNNNNNNNNNNNNNNNNNNNNNNNNNNNNNNNNNNNNNNNNNNNNNNNNNNNNNNNNNNNNNNNNNNNNNNNNNNNNNNNNNNNNNNNNNNNNNNNNNNNNNNNNNNNNNNNNNNNNNNNNNNNNNNNNNNNNNNNNNNNNNNNNNNNNNNNNNNNNNNNNNNNNNNNNNNNNNNNNNNNNNNNNNNNNNNNNNNNNNNNNNNNNNNNNNNNNNNNNNNNNNNNNNNNNNNNNNNNNNNNNNNNNNNNNNNNNNNNNNNNNNNNNNNNNNNNNNNNNNNNNNNNNNNNNNNNNNNNNNNNNNNNNNNNNNNNNNNNNNNNNNNNNNNNNNNNNNNNNNNNNNNNNNNNNNNNNNNNNNNNNNNNNNNNNNNNNNNNNNNNNNNNNNNNNNNNNNNNNNNNNNNNNNNNNNNNNNNNNNNNNNNNNNNNNNNNNNNNNNNNNNNNNNNNNNNNNNNNNNNNNNNNNNNNNNNNNNNNNNNNNNNNNNNNNNNNNNNNNNNNNNNNNNNNNNNNNNNNNNNNNNNNNNNNNNNNNNNNNNNNNNNNNNNNNNNNNNNNNNNNNNNNNNNNNNNNNNNNNNNNNNNNNNNNNNNNNNNNNNNNNNNNNNNNNNNNNNNNNNNNNNNNNNNNNNNNNNNNNNNNNNNNNNNNNNNNNNNNNNNNNNNNNNNNNNNNNNNNNNNNNNNNNNNNNNNNNNNNNNNNNNNNNNNNNNNNNNNNNNNNNNNNNNNNNNNNNNNNNNNNNNNNNNNNNNNNNNNNNNNNNNNNNNNNNNNNNNNNNNNNNNNNNNNNNNNNNNNNNNNNNNNNNNNNNNNNNNNNNNNNNNNNNNNNNNNNNNNNNNNNNNNNNNNNNNNNNNNNNNNNNN
This region of Salvelinus sp. IW2-2015 linkage group LG6.1, ASM291031v2, whole genome shotgun sequence genomic DNA includes:
- the LOC111964689 gene encoding zinc finger protein 407 — its product is MDRELRSGKEINEDKVPHHRDTGSVSTEEMESGGIPPLAKRPRPDDVTADSTGEIEEDTGGKVADGKESDQPPRVEVNITPETGYGCACPICGFVAKTPTALKIHSKRKHTGRGKTRGVSSAEVLVEIDGSTTGATAQTSNYKTGGDTEEKVSSSERQQDATESQSQGTEAGGSEGEVTTIIAKEEIAEKQGTGRDTFDMKVTTIATEEIAEEEQEKTPGKKIVGKRGPKPKTIHACSYCGHEFRDKPSLDTHIKRRHTKEMNYFCEFCLYACVAKCDYEKHCLSNKHNKRVAESRESSGLSSPMDKKTAEQAQIFASTTTQTRASRRALGARFQLQCGSCEFRVSNSALLESHARLKRHGEHRFLCNVCRYYTATSEWMDTHVSSESHRRVAEEKNTGSSFEECVEKVSKDSIGDDMLTDDVAVGVIGHXGELQPDVNEEAIEAAKVVLENMEEHTDEKSPLKRRRGRPKGPAATTCEYCGLLASNSTNLNVHIRRKHSRQYSFTCRLCSYNCVTKGDMDRHCVTKKHLKRVEDASRDGQVDLDTSVQVVSKESGSQASEGEAIHRNSPVRAGSKGEEGATDKTGELSQDDVKAQVSSPKKSKYDLVNSCSHCSFVAHSIPSLDLHVKRRHTRDFEFVCLACSYYAVTRREMSRHASTDKHKQKSEVYLENLESFVAEDLAQPEEEAMELGNRADPDADNIAHTEEPSPSVPPDTDIEQPTGTTTDQPNSIDTDPTPQTQYRPSPQRQSKPQLHRPRPAPYHRYRTTHRYRPPTDKGQPNYTDTDQRPYHRYRTTHTTTNHRQQTSPMTQTQTSPLSSIQTTHRHRYNQHRATEQPKLHRQDQPPIIRYIPNPQGTSKLPTTQTQTSPLSPIQTSPQHRAYYHYPTQTSDVLTQ